A single region of the Thioalkalivibrio nitratireducens DSM 14787 genome encodes:
- the clpS gene encoding ATP-dependent Clp protease adapter ClpS — MTDPKHRTGVDESIAVDESRPELKPPRRFKVVLINDDYTPMEFVVEVLETFFAMDRERATRVMLHVHTRGKGVCGIFSRDVAETKVAQVNDYARHHQHPLLCSMEEA; from the coding sequence ATGACGGATCCAAAACACAGAACCGGCGTCGACGAGTCGATCGCCGTCGACGAATCCCGGCCGGAACTCAAGCCGCCCCGGAGATTCAAGGTCGTGCTGATCAACGATGACTACACGCCGATGGAGTTCGTGGTCGAAGTACTGGAGACGTTCTTCGCCATGGACCGGGAGAGGGCAACGCGGGTGATGCTGCACGTGCATACCCGCGGCAAGGGCGTCTGCGGGATCTTCAGCCGCGATGTCGCGGAGACCAAAGTCGCGCAGGTCAACGACTACGCTCGCCACCACCAGCACCCACTGCTATGTTCGATGGAGGAGGCCTGA
- the clpA gene encoding ATP-dependent Clp protease ATP-binding subunit ClpA — protein MLDRELEFSLNMVFKDAREKRHEFVTVEHLLLALISNPSAATVLRACGADLERIRGELETWLDANTPRIPPRDGRETQPTLGFQRVLQRAVFHVQSSGRKEVSGANVLVALFGEQDSHALHLLARQDIQRLDVVNFLSHGISKVPDEDGGQIQPGSTEGGGGASGNGSEEGEEKQNALTLYATNLNAKAAKDEIDPLIGREHEIERTIQILCRRRKNNPLLVGEAGVGKTAIAEGLARRIVDHEVPDAISKATVYSLDLGALVAGTKYRGDFEKRLKGVLAQLKRQPGAVLFIDEIHTIIGAGAASGGVMDASNLIKPMLASGELKCIGSTTYNEYRGIFEKDRALARRFQKIDVPEPSVEETFQILSGLKSRFETHHNVRFTRPALRAAAELADRYITDRFLPDKAIDLIDEAGASRQLQPSSQRRKTIGVHDIEAIVAKIARIPPKSVSSSDVEILRNLERDLKMVVFGQDPAIDSLSTAIKMARSGLADQDKPIGSFLFTGPTGVGKTEVTVQLARILGIELVRFDMSEYMERHTVSRLIGAPPGYVGYDEGGLLTDAILKHPHAVLLLDEIEKAHPDVFNLLLQVMDHGTLTDTNGRKVDFRNVIVVMTSNVGAEMASRPSMGFTQQDHSTDAMEVLKRTFSPEFRNRLDAVIQFAALDEATILGVVDKFLVQLQAQLDEKKVVLTVAPEGRAWLAEHGYDAKMGARPMARTLQEHIKKPLAEEILFGRLSKGGGEVVVRLGDAGLELEIREPAVS, from the coding sequence ATGCTCGACCGCGAACTCGAATTCAGTCTGAACATGGTCTTCAAGGACGCCCGGGAGAAGCGGCACGAGTTCGTGACCGTGGAACATCTCCTGCTGGCGCTGATCTCGAATCCCAGCGCCGCCACGGTGTTGCGTGCCTGTGGCGCCGACCTCGAACGGATCCGGGGTGAGCTGGAGACCTGGCTCGACGCCAACACCCCCCGGATACCGCCGCGGGACGGGCGCGAAACCCAGCCCACCCTGGGGTTCCAGCGCGTGCTCCAACGCGCGGTGTTTCACGTCCAGTCCAGCGGCCGCAAGGAAGTCAGCGGAGCGAATGTGCTCGTGGCGCTGTTCGGCGAACAGGATTCGCATGCGCTGCACCTGCTCGCACGCCAGGACATCCAGCGGCTGGACGTCGTCAATTTTCTCTCGCACGGGATTTCGAAGGTGCCCGACGAGGATGGTGGCCAGATCCAGCCCGGCAGTACGGAAGGTGGCGGCGGAGCCTCGGGTAACGGTTCGGAGGAGGGCGAGGAGAAGCAGAATGCGCTGACCCTCTACGCAACGAACCTGAATGCAAAGGCGGCCAAGGACGAGATCGATCCGCTGATCGGCCGGGAGCACGAAATCGAGCGCACCATCCAGATTCTCTGCCGGCGGCGCAAGAACAACCCGCTGCTGGTGGGCGAGGCCGGCGTCGGCAAGACCGCGATCGCCGAGGGTCTCGCGCGCCGGATTGTCGACCACGAGGTTCCCGACGCGATCTCGAAGGCCACCGTGTATTCGCTGGACCTTGGCGCGCTGGTGGCCGGCACCAAGTACCGGGGCGATTTCGAGAAGCGCCTGAAAGGCGTGCTGGCCCAACTCAAGCGACAACCCGGCGCGGTGCTGTTCATCGACGAAATCCACACGATCATCGGCGCCGGTGCCGCCTCGGGTGGCGTGATGGACGCGTCCAACCTGATCAAACCGATGCTGGCCAGCGGCGAGCTGAAATGTATCGGCTCGACCACGTACAACGAGTACCGCGGCATCTTTGAAAAGGACCGGGCACTGGCGCGGCGCTTCCAGAAGATCGACGTGCCCGAACCGTCGGTCGAGGAGACCTTCCAGATCCTGTCCGGCCTGAAGTCCCGCTTCGAGACGCACCACAACGTGCGGTTCACCCGCCCGGCGCTGCGGGCGGCGGCTGAACTCGCCGACCGCTACATTACTGACCGCTTCCTGCCCGACAAGGCGATTGACCTGATCGACGAGGCCGGCGCCAGCCGGCAGCTCCAGCCGTCGAGTCAGCGGCGCAAAACCATCGGTGTCCATGATATCGAGGCGATCGTCGCGAAGATCGCGCGCATCCCGCCGAAATCGGTTTCCAGCAGCGATGTGGAGATCCTGCGCAACCTCGAGCGCGACCTGAAGATGGTGGTATTCGGTCAGGATCCCGCGATCGACAGCCTGAGCACCGCGATCAAGATGGCGCGCTCGGGACTGGCGGACCAGGACAAGCCGATCGGCTCGTTCCTGTTCACCGGCCCGACCGGGGTCGGGAAGACCGAGGTCACGGTACAGCTGGCACGGATTCTGGGCATCGAACTGGTGCGCTTCGACATGTCCGAGTACATGGAACGGCACACCGTATCGCGTCTGATCGGGGCACCGCCGGGCTATGTCGGCTACGACGAGGGCGGTCTGCTGACCGACGCGATCCTGAAGCATCCGCACGCGGTGTTGCTGCTGGACGAGATCGAGAAGGCCCACCCGGATGTATTCAACCTGCTGCTGCAGGTGATGGATCACGGCACGCTGACCGACACCAACGGTCGCAAGGTCGACTTCCGCAACGTGATCGTGGTGATGACCAGCAACGTCGGCGCGGAAATGGCAAGCCGCCCGTCGATGGGCTTCACGCAGCAGGACCACTCGACCGACGCGATGGAGGTGCTGAAGCGGACCTTCAGCCCCGAGTTCCGCAACCGCCTGGATGCGGTCATCCAGTTCGCGGCGCTCGACGAGGCCACCATTCTCGGGGTGGTCGACAAGTTCCTGGTACAGCTGCAGGCTCAGCTTGACGAGAAGAAGGTAGTGCTGACAGTCGCGCCCGAAGGTCGGGCATGGCTGGCCGAGCACGGCTACGACGCGAAGATGGGTGCCCGCCCGATGGCGCGTACCCTCCAGGAGCACATCAAGAAACCACTGGCCGAGGAGATCCTATTCGGGCGGCTGTCGAAGGGTGGCGGGGAAGTCGTCGTGCGGCTGGGCGATGCCGGCCTTGAACTCGAGATCCGGGAGCCTGCCGTCAGCTGA
- a CDS encoding NUDIX domain-containing protein produces MTERLRCHVTVAAVIADAGRFLFVEEADGGRNVLNQPAGHLEEGEDLRTAVIREVREETGLDFLPEAWLGCDLLALPTGAVTLRVAFTGRTGPLPDTAARDPAILATHWLTPDQVREWPLRSPLVQRSLERFTQGVRLPLDTVGTLFRAP; encoded by the coding sequence ATGACCGAACGTCTGCGCTGCCACGTCACCGTCGCGGCGGTGATCGCGGATGCCGGCCGGTTCCTCTTCGTCGAGGAGGCCGACGGCGGACGGAATGTGCTGAACCAGCCGGCTGGGCACCTCGAGGAGGGAGAGGATCTGCGCACCGCGGTGATCCGTGAGGTCCGCGAGGAGACCGGCCTGGACTTCCTGCCCGAGGCCTGGCTCGGCTGCGACCTGCTGGCCCTCCCCACCGGGGCGGTGACGCTCCGGGTCGCCTTTACCGGGCGTACCGGCCCACTGCCCGACACTGCGGCCCGCGATCCGGCCATCCTCGCGACACACTGGCTGACTCCGGACCAGGTCCGAGAATGGCCATTGCGCAGCCCCCTGGTCCAGCGTTCGCTGGAAAGGTTCACACAAGGCGTACGGCTCCCGCTGGACACCGTCGGCACCCTGTTTCGGGCACCGTGA
- the infA gene encoding translation initiation factor IF-1, with product MAKEDEIELEGTVVETLPNTMFRVELENGHVITAHISGKMRKHYIRILRGDKVIVQMTPYDLTKGRIVYRNK from the coding sequence ATGGCGAAGGAAGACGAGATCGAACTCGAGGGAACCGTGGTCGAAACCTTGCCCAACACGATGTTCCGCGTGGAACTCGAGAACGGGCATGTGATCACCGCCCATATCTCCGGCAAGATGCGCAAGCACTACATCCGCATCCTGCGCGGCGACAAGGTCATCGTGCAGATGACCCCCTACGATCTCACCAAGGGTCGCATCGTCTACCGCAACAAGTAA
- the mnmA gene encoding tRNA 2-thiouridine(34) synthase MnmA, whose product MNSRRGKVIVGLSGGVDSALAAARLLHAGYVVEGLFMKNWEEDDEPGYCAAEADMDMAREVAGILEIPLHKANYAADYWHRVFARFLDEYEAGRTPNPDILCNREIKFPALLDHARRLGAEHVATGHYAAVQHTGHGSRLLRAEDEGKDQTYFLYGLDQEQLHAALFPLGEWLKSDVRAQARALGLPNHSRKDSTGICFIGEKRFRDFLSRYLRAAPGEICTPEGRVLGQHPGLMYFTLGQRQGLGIGGVEGAGDAPWYVVGKDTAGNRLIVAQGADHPLLLSTGLSAVDPHWILGTPAVGAPLSARIRHRQPLQAARITRIDANELQVRFETPQRAVTPGQSIVFYRDRECLGGAVIRAACSESGSPDPV is encoded by the coding sequence ATGAACTCGCGACGCGGCAAGGTCATCGTCGGGCTGTCCGGTGGGGTGGACTCGGCGTTGGCCGCAGCGCGACTGCTGCACGCCGGGTACGTCGTCGAGGGCCTGTTCATGAAGAACTGGGAGGAAGACGACGAGCCGGGGTACTGCGCGGCCGAGGCCGACATGGACATGGCGCGCGAGGTCGCCGGGATTCTGGAAATCCCGCTGCACAAGGCGAACTACGCGGCCGACTACTGGCACCGGGTGTTCGCGCGTTTTCTCGACGAATACGAGGCCGGGCGCACGCCAAACCCCGACATCCTCTGCAACCGCGAGATCAAGTTTCCGGCCCTGCTCGATCACGCCCGGCGCCTGGGTGCAGAGCACGTAGCCACCGGCCACTATGCGGCGGTGCAGCACACGGGGCACGGCAGCCGCCTGCTGCGCGCGGAGGACGAAGGCAAGGACCAGACCTATTTCCTGTACGGGCTGGACCAGGAGCAGCTGCACGCTGCGCTGTTTCCGCTGGGGGAGTGGCTGAAGTCCGACGTCCGCGCCCAGGCACGCGCGCTGGGACTGCCAAACCATTCGCGCAAGGACAGCACCGGTATCTGCTTCATCGGGGAGAAGCGGTTCCGCGACTTCCTGTCGCGCTACCTGAGGGCAGCACCGGGCGAGATCTGTACCCCGGAAGGCCGGGTGCTCGGGCAGCACCCCGGCCTGATGTACTTCACCCTGGGCCAGCGCCAGGGGCTGGGCATCGGCGGCGTCGAAGGCGCCGGCGATGCGCCGTGGTACGTGGTCGGGAAGGACACCGCGGGCAACCGCCTGATCGTTGCGCAAGGCGCCGACCACCCGCTACTGCTGAGCACCGGCCTGAGCGCGGTGGATCCCCACTGGATCCTCGGGACACCCGCCGTGGGCGCGCCGCTGAGCGCACGCATCCGGCACCGCCAGCCGCTGCAGGCGGCCCGGATCACCCGGATCGACGCGAACGAGCTGCAGGTGCGGTTCGAAACCCCGCAGCGGGCGGTCACGCCGGGGCAGTCGATCGTGTTCTACCGCGACCGGGAATGTCTCGGCGGGGCCGTGATCAGAGCGGCCTGCAGCGAGTCCGGCAGCCCGGATCCGGTATAG
- the fabD gene encoding ACP S-malonyltransferase, whose protein sequence is MDTQWAVVFPGQGSQSVGMLDELGRTWPVVRDTFREASDALGADLWDLTQNGPAEQLNRTENTQPAMLAAGVAAWRVLTTEVPDMPALAAGHSLGEYSALVAADALDFPDAVRLVRERALAMQDAVVEGAGAMAAILGMDDDAVQALCDAQAGGEVLEPVNFNSPGQVVIAGTAAAVDRALAAASSTGARKAVRLPVSVPSHCALMRPAAERLRSALQSVDLRMPRIPVLHNVSAAPVDSVEALREILAEQLYRPVRWVETVQAMRARGVQTLVEAGPGRVLTGLAKRIDRDLALLEISNAESLAKSVAALQA, encoded by the coding sequence ATGGATACGCAGTGGGCAGTGGTGTTCCCGGGTCAGGGGTCGCAGTCGGTCGGCATGCTCGACGAACTGGGCCGGACATGGCCCGTAGTCCGCGATACCTTTCGCGAGGCATCCGATGCGCTAGGGGCCGATCTCTGGGACCTGACCCAGAACGGCCCGGCCGAACAGCTGAACCGCACCGAGAACACGCAACCCGCGATGCTCGCCGCCGGCGTTGCGGCCTGGCGTGTTCTCACGACCGAGGTTCCGGACATGCCGGCGCTGGCTGCCGGGCACAGCCTGGGAGAGTACAGCGCGCTGGTGGCGGCGGATGCGCTGGATTTCCCGGACGCGGTCAGGCTGGTGCGCGAGAGGGCGCTGGCGATGCAGGACGCGGTCGTGGAGGGTGCCGGCGCGATGGCGGCGATCCTCGGAATGGACGACGATGCGGTTCAGGCCTTGTGCGACGCGCAGGCCGGTGGCGAGGTGCTCGAGCCGGTCAATTTCAACTCGCCCGGGCAGGTTGTGATCGCAGGTACCGCCGCGGCGGTCGATCGCGCGCTGGCGGCCGCGTCCTCCACGGGCGCCCGCAAGGCCGTGCGTCTGCCGGTTTCGGTCCCTTCGCATTGTGCGCTGATGCGCCCGGCAGCGGAACGCCTGCGCAGTGCGCTGCAGAGCGTCGATTTGCGCATGCCGCGTATTCCCGTGCTGCACAATGTCAGCGCCGCTCCGGTGGACAGCGTGGAGGCGCTGCGCGAGATTCTGGCGGAACAGCTCTATCGACCGGTACGGTGGGTCGAGACCGTGCAAGCGATGCGCGCCAGGGGAGTGCAGACGCTGGTCGAAGCTGGCCCGGGGCGGGTGCTGACAGGACTGGCGAAGCGTATCGACCGCGACCTCGCGCTACTGGAGATCAGCAACGCCGAGAGCCTGGCCAAGAGCGTGGCGGCCCTGCAGGCCTGA
- the hflD gene encoding high frequency lysogenization protein HflD, producing MERSDYNRALALAAIFQAASVVKDLAWRGYCDEHEFEVLVGSLFAFDAETPAAIYRGEANLRTGLERIEVQLKSGGKPPDMEITRYAIGLIFLERKLQARPEMLQALGDGLQGAERQVEYFNLAHESVIARLAEVYQETISSLGPRIIVQGEQTHLSNPGVAARIRATLLAGIRAAVLWRQAGGSRWKLLFGRNRLISEARDLLHRLNT from the coding sequence TTGGAGCGCAGCGACTACAATCGAGCCCTGGCACTGGCGGCGATCTTCCAGGCCGCCTCCGTGGTCAAGGATCTCGCCTGGCGCGGGTACTGCGACGAGCACGAATTCGAGGTGCTCGTCGGCAGCCTGTTCGCCTTCGACGCAGAAACCCCCGCCGCGATCTATCGCGGCGAGGCCAACCTGCGCACCGGGCTCGAACGCATCGAGGTCCAGCTGAAATCCGGCGGCAAGCCGCCGGACATGGAGATCACCCGCTATGCGATCGGCCTGATCTTCCTGGAACGCAAGCTGCAGGCCCGGCCCGAGATGCTCCAGGCACTCGGCGATGGGCTGCAGGGCGCGGAACGCCAAGTGGAATACTTTAACCTGGCCCACGAAAGCGTGATCGCGCGGCTCGCCGAGGTCTACCAGGAAACCATCTCCTCGCTTGGACCCCGGATCATCGTGCAGGGCGAGCAGACCCACCTCTCCAACCCGGGTGTCGCCGCACGCATCCGTGCGACCCTGCTCGCGGGCATCCGCGCCGCGGTCCTCTGGCGTCAGGCCGGAGGCTCCCGCTGGAAGCTGCTGTTCGGCCGCAACCGGCTGATCTCCGAGGCCCGTGACCTGCTGCACCGACTCAACACCTGA
- the icd gene encoding NADP-dependent isocitrate dehydrogenase, giving the protein MAYEHIKIPAGAEPISVDAHGVLQVPDQPIVPFIEGDGIGVDITPVMQRVVDAAVEKAYGGKRRIAWMEVYAGEKANAVYGANTWLPAETLDVVRDYVVSIKGPLTTPVGGGIRSLNVALRQQLDLYVCLRPVRYYPGTPSPVKEPEKTDMVIFRENSEDIYAGIEYESGTAEARKIIDFLQNEMGVTKIRFPDTAGIGIKPVSSEGTKRLVRKAIQYAIDNDRRSVTLVHKGNIMKFTEGAFKNWGYELAREEFGAEEIDGGPWCSLRNPKTGSEIIVKDVIADAFLQQILLRPDEYDVIATLNLNGDYISDALAAQVGGIGIAPGANLSDTVAMFEATHGTAPKYAGQDKVNPGSLILSAEMMLRHMGWTEAADGIVRGMGGAISAREVTYDFARLIPGVEPVSCSGFGAAVIARMGPEDTSTGQ; this is encoded by the coding sequence ATGGCCTACGAACACATCAAGATTCCCGCCGGCGCCGAGCCGATTTCCGTCGATGCCCATGGCGTACTGCAGGTTCCGGATCAGCCGATTGTCCCGTTCATCGAGGGCGACGGCATCGGGGTCGATATCACCCCGGTGATGCAGCGTGTCGTCGACGCGGCGGTCGAGAAGGCCTACGGCGGCAAGCGCAGGATCGCCTGGATGGAAGTGTATGCCGGGGAGAAGGCCAACGCCGTCTACGGCGCGAACACCTGGCTGCCGGCAGAGACGCTGGACGTGGTGCGCGACTACGTGGTCTCGATCAAGGGGCCTCTGACCACGCCGGTCGGCGGCGGTATCCGCTCGCTGAACGTGGCCCTGCGTCAGCAGTTGGATCTCTATGTCTGCCTGCGTCCGGTTCGCTACTATCCGGGTACGCCGAGCCCTGTGAAGGAGCCGGAGAAGACCGACATGGTGATCTTCCGGGAGAACTCGGAGGACATCTACGCCGGAATCGAATACGAGTCGGGTACGGCAGAGGCGCGCAAGATCATCGACTTCCTGCAGAACGAGATGGGGGTGACCAAGATCCGCTTCCCCGATACCGCGGGCATCGGGATCAAGCCGGTCTCCAGCGAGGGCACGAAGCGCCTGGTACGCAAGGCGATCCAGTATGCGATCGACAACGACCGCCGGTCAGTCACCCTGGTGCACAAAGGCAACATCATGAAGTTCACCGAGGGCGCGTTCAAGAACTGGGGCTACGAACTGGCACGCGAGGAGTTCGGGGCCGAGGAGATCGACGGCGGCCCCTGGTGCAGCCTGCGGAATCCGAAGACGGGATCCGAGATCATCGTCAAGGACGTGATCGCCGACGCGTTCCTGCAGCAGATCCTGCTGCGCCCCGACGAGTACGACGTGATCGCCACGCTGAACCTCAATGGCGACTATATTTCCGACGCGCTCGCGGCGCAGGTGGGCGGCATCGGCATCGCGCCGGGTGCGAACCTGTCCGACACCGTCGCGATGTTCGAGGCCACGCACGGGACCGCCCCGAAATACGCGGGCCAGGACAAGGTGAACCCCGGTTCGCTGATCCTGTCTGCGGAGATGATGCTGCGGCACATGGGCTGGACCGAGGCCGCCGACGGGATCGTACGCGGGATGGGCGGGGCGATCAGCGCCCGGGAGGTCACCTACGACTTCGCGCGCCTGATTCCCGGGGTCGAACCCGTGTCCTGCTCCGGCTTCGGCGCCGCGGTGATCGCGCGGATGGGTCCCGAGGATACATCCACTGGCCAGTAG
- the acnA gene encoding aconitate hydratase AcnA, which yields MTASTDHFTRTLKAGGRECDIVPITDDPRATSLPYSLKILLENLLRFEDGRTVRHTDIEALLDWDPQAEPAQEIAFRPARVLLQDFTGVPAVVDLAAMRDAMEALGGDPAKINPMQPAELVIDHSVQVDAYGNVNALNLNAELEYSRNRERYSFLKWGQQAFSTFKVVPPDTGIVHQVNLEFLARTVFVDEAADGRCRAYPDTLVGTDSHTTMVNGLGVLGWGVGGIEAEAAMLGQPISMLIPQVVGFRLTGRLSEGATATDLVLVIVEMLRRHGVVGKFVEFFGDGLAELPLADRATIANMAPEYGATCGIFPIDDETLEYLRLTGRDPGHVDFIEAYARTQGLWREDDAPDARYTDVLELDLGTVEPSLAGPRRPQDRVRLGEAGKRVDEFIDTMLKERDSKFSESADAERFEAEGGHTAVGVEHQAEAPPRRTSVTLNGDEFVLDHGDIVIAAITSCTNTSNPSVMLGAGLVARKARERGLKVKPWVKTSLAPGSKVVTEYLQQAGLLDDLEGLGFHIVGYGCTTCIGNSGPLPEPISAAVLKDDLIVSSVLSGNRNFEGRIHSEVRMNFLASPPLVVAYALAGTMATNLTEDPIGQDAEGRPVYLNDIWPTNAEIQAVVAASVTAKSFTQTYDDVYRGEDRWMRLTAPEGDRFEWQEDSTYVRNPPYFANMTMEPAPLTEIRGARVLALLSDSVTTDHISPAGSIRPDSPAGKYLASQGVKPADFNSYGSRRGNHEVMMRGTFANVRLRNLLAPGTEGGVTLHLPGGEQMPIYDAAIRYQQENVPLIVIAGKEYGTGSSRDWAAKGTMLLGVKAVIVESFERIHRSNLIGMGVLPLQFLPGENATSLGLTGRESYSIEGLDEGRASEVTVRAQRDDGSELRFQARVRIDTPQEIDYFRHGGILHYVLRQLAD from the coding sequence ATGACTGCATCTACCGACCACTTCACCCGAACCCTGAAGGCCGGCGGCCGCGAGTGCGACATCGTCCCGATCACCGACGATCCCCGCGCGACGAGCCTGCCCTACTCGTTGAAGATCCTGCTCGAGAACCTGCTGCGCTTCGAGGACGGCCGCACCGTGCGTCACACCGATATCGAGGCATTGCTGGATTGGGATCCGCAGGCCGAACCGGCGCAGGAGATCGCGTTTCGCCCGGCGCGGGTGCTGCTGCAAGACTTCACCGGGGTGCCCGCGGTGGTCGACCTCGCCGCGATGCGCGACGCGATGGAGGCGCTCGGGGGGGATCCCGCGAAGATCAACCCGATGCAGCCAGCCGAGCTCGTCATCGACCACTCGGTGCAGGTGGACGCCTACGGCAACGTCAACGCGCTGAACCTGAACGCGGAACTCGAATACTCGCGCAACCGTGAGCGCTACAGCTTTCTGAAGTGGGGGCAACAGGCGTTTTCGACCTTCAAGGTGGTGCCGCCCGATACCGGGATCGTGCATCAGGTCAACCTTGAATTCCTCGCGCGCACCGTGTTCGTCGACGAAGCGGCCGACGGGCGTTGTCGCGCGTACCCGGACACGCTGGTCGGGACCGACTCGCACACGACCATGGTCAACGGCCTCGGCGTCCTCGGCTGGGGCGTCGGCGGGATCGAAGCCGAGGCCGCGATGCTCGGCCAGCCGATCTCGATGCTGATCCCGCAGGTGGTCGGCTTTCGGCTGACCGGGCGGCTGTCGGAAGGTGCAACCGCGACCGACCTCGTGCTGGTGATCGTCGAAATGCTGCGCCGGCACGGCGTGGTCGGCAAGTTCGTCGAGTTCTTCGGCGACGGGCTGGCTGAGCTTCCGCTCGCAGACCGGGCCACCATCGCGAACATGGCACCGGAGTACGGCGCCACATGCGGCATTTTCCCGATCGACGACGAAACCCTTGAGTACCTGCGCCTGACCGGGCGCGATCCCGGGCACGTCGACTTCATCGAGGCCTATGCCCGCACGCAGGGCCTTTGGCGCGAGGATGACGCGCCCGACGCACGCTATACCGACGTACTCGAGCTCGACCTCGGCACGGTCGAACCCAGCCTCGCCGGCCCGCGCCGTCCGCAGGACCGCGTGCGCCTGGGCGAGGCCGGCAAACGCGTCGACGAGTTCATCGACACCATGCTCAAGGAACGCGACAGCAAGTTCTCGGAATCTGCTGACGCGGAGCGCTTCGAGGCTGAAGGCGGCCATACCGCCGTCGGCGTGGAACACCAGGCCGAAGCCCCGCCGCGGCGCACCAGCGTCACGTTGAACGGCGACGAATTCGTTCTCGACCACGGCGACATCGTGATCGCGGCCATCACCTCCTGTACCAACACCTCGAACCCGTCGGTGATGCTCGGCGCCGGGCTGGTGGCCCGCAAGGCGCGTGAACGCGGGCTGAAGGTCAAGCCCTGGGTCAAGACGTCGCTGGCACCGGGCTCCAAGGTGGTGACCGAGTACCTGCAGCAGGCGGGGTTGCTCGACGACCTCGAAGGACTGGGCTTCCATATCGTCGGCTATGGCTGCACCACCTGCATCGGCAACTCGGGCCCGCTGCCGGAGCCGATCAGCGCGGCGGTACTGAAAGACGACCTGATCGTCAGTTCGGTGCTCTCGGGCAACCGCAACTTCGAGGGGCGCATCCATTCCGAGGTGCGGATGAACTTTCTCGCCTCGCCGCCCCTCGTCGTCGCCTATGCGCTGGCCGGCACGATGGCGACCAACCTGACGGAGGATCCGATCGGCCAGGATGCCGAGGGCCGGCCGGTCTACCTGAACGACATCTGGCCGACCAACGCGGAGATCCAGGCCGTGGTTGCGGCGAGCGTTACCGCGAAGAGCTTCACCCAGACGTACGACGACGTTTACCGCGGCGAGGACCGCTGGATGCGCCTGACGGCGCCCGAGGGCGATCGCTTCGAGTGGCAGGAGGACTCGACCTACGTCCGCAATCCGCCGTACTTTGCCAACATGACGATGGAACCCGCCCCGTTGACCGAAATCCGCGGCGCCCGCGTGCTCGCGCTGCTCAGCGACTCGGTGACCACCGATCACATCTCCCCGGCCGGTTCGATCCGGCCCGACAGCCCCGCCGGGAAGTACCTCGCCAGTCAGGGGGTTAAGCCCGCCGATTTCAATTCCTACGGATCCCGGCGCGGCAACCACGAGGTGATGATGCGCGGCACCTTCGCCAACGTTCGCCTGCGCAACCTGCTCGCCCCTGGCACCGAGGGCGGGGTCACGCTGCACCTGCCCGGCGGCGAGCAGATGCCGATCTACGACGCAGCGATTCGCTACCAGCAGGAGAACGTGCCGCTGATCGTGATCGCCGGCAAGGAGTACGGCACCGGTTCCTCGCGCGACTGGGCGGCCAAGGGCACGATGCTGCTCGGAGTCAAGGCGGTGATCGTCGAGAGCTTTGAGCGGATCCACCGCTCGAACCTGATCGGGATGGGCGTACTGCCGCTGCAGTTCCTCCCCGGCGAGAATGCGACCTCGCTCGGCCTGACCGGCCGCGAGAGCTACAGCATCGAAGGGCTCGACGAGGGCCGTGCCTCCGAGGTCACGGTTCGCGCGCAGCGCGACGACGGTTCCGAACTCCGCTTCCAGGCCCGCGTCCGGATCGATACCCCGCAGGAGATCGACTACTTCCGCCACGGTGGGATCCTCCACTACGTCCTGCGCCAACTCGCAGACTGA